The Geothermobacter hydrogeniphilus genome includes the window TGCGGTCGCAGATAAACGAGCCGGTCGCGGGCGCCGATACCGGCGGCGGTGGTTTCGACAAAGGAAATCAGGGAGAAATCACCAGCCTTTCCGGCCTGTCGCTCGATGCGGTCGGCGGCCGATTTGAGCTGACGATATTGCTGCAGCAACGATTCGATTTCATTCATCTGCCGCTGGCTGGAGGCGATGCGCGTATCGAGCCGCTGCAAGGCGTGGTGGTAGGGGACGACGATGCCGAAGGTGATCAGGGTCAGCAGCACGACCACGCCGCCTATCGCCAGGACCCAGCGTTCCCTGGGGGTCAGCTCACGGCTCATGAGGCACCTCCGGGGGCGGCGAAGCTGAGTTGCAGGCGGAACTCGACCCGTTCATCACTCGACTTCTGCTTGGTGTCGCTGATCTTGACGTCGCTGAACAGGGGAGACGTCTTGAGGCTGCGGGCGATCTGGGTGACGGCGTCAAAGCTGTCGGTCGATCCGCCGAGCCGCAACCCGGTGGGGCTGTAGCTGTATTCGCGGATGTCGATTCTGAATTTTGTCGGACAGCGGGCTGAAACTTCTTTCAGTACCTGCAGGGCGCTGCTGTTGCCCGTCCCCAGCCGGGACTGTTTCTTCTGCAGTTCGCGGATCTTGGCCTGCACCTGCAGCGGCACATCGACGATCGCCTTTTCCCCGGGGAAGGTCTGCAGATATTGTTGACGCATCGCCTGTTTGAGTTGAGCGAGGCGATTGCTGCGCTGCTGATACTGAACCCCGGCGCCGGCGCCGAGCAGCAGCAGGGTGGCTGTCAGCAGCGCGGCAGCGCCCAGCAGCCGCCGCTTGAGTGCCTGCCACTCGTTTTTCAGGGCGAAGGAACCGCTGCGGAAATTGAGGCCGGCGTTTTTCTGACCGGCGATTCCCAGGGCCAGGGCGGCGGCGGGCAACTGCGCGGTCGGGACCCGGCTGCCGGCACAATCGAGCTGCGGGATCGCGACCTCCATGCCGGCGCCCCGCAGCGCCGCGGCCAGTTCGCCGTCGCCATCTTCGCCGAGCAGCATGACGTTGCGCTGTCCGGGACAGTTGCCGAGCAGGATGCGCCCCTGGCGGAGGATGAACTCCACCTGGTCGATGCTGCGCTGATCGCCGAGGCGCGGTCTGACGCGCAGATCCTGCAGGACTCCATCCCTGCTCAATGCCAGGCTGATTTCCGACCCGCTGACGCAGACCAGCAGTCCGTCATTCAGCTGATCGGCCAGCCCGTCGTGCCAGGCGAAAGGCGCCAGTCCGATAAAACCGAGCGGCTCGCGATCGTCATCGAACTGGTCCAGCAGCTGTTCGATGGCGGTGGTCGGCACCGCGGCGGCGAGAATGGTGTTCTTCGCGGCCGGGGCGGCATTGAGACGAACCTGGCGAACCTGGTAGTCATCGAGTTCACAGGGCAGCTGACGGGACAGTTCCGCGGGGGTGGCGGCGGCGATTTTGCGGGCATCGTGAAAGGGGAAATCGATCCAGCGGATCAGGGCGCTGCTCGCCGGCAGGCAGACCGCCAGCCGGTCACCGGCATCAAGGGGACAGCCCAGGGCTTCCCGCAACTGTTCATCGAGCGGTCGCTGCGGGTCACGGTCAAGCTCGGCGAGCTGGTCAAGCCGCGCGCCACCCCGGGTGCTGCCGGCGACGGCCAGCTGCCAGGGGGTGACGCTGGTGTCCAGGGCGATGATTTTGCGTCGCATGGTCAATCCACTTTCTGCCAGAGCAACTGGTTGCCCTGCTTGTTGACAATCGCCTCCAGGCGACGAATCCCGGAATCGACTTCACCTCGGCTGGCGATGTGGTAGATCCTGCTGGTGACTGTCAGATCGAGGTTGCGGTTAAGGATGCTGAAGGCTTCGACCCCCATGATGTCACGTAACTGGTCCGTGCTTTTGTAGGGAGCGTCGCTGCGGCCGGCCAGCACCGTTTCGGCCAGTTCCTCGGTCATCTCTTCATCCCATGCCAGCAGCACCTCGCGCGGAGCCGAGTTGATATTCAGCTTGTCGCCGCCCCAGACGGTAACAAAGGGTTTCAGGGCGTTGACCGCCTCGGCGTCGAAGCCGCGTACCCGAACCAGCTCGTCGACCGCGGTCAGGGCGCCGTTGGCCGCCGGGTAGGGGGGCTGCAGCTGCCGGTAGTAGTCACTTTCGGCGCCCAGTTCCCCGGGGTCGTCATCGGCGTCGAGCCAGTCGATCAGCGCCGCCGACAGCGCCGCCGGGTCTTCGAGGCCGAGCAGGTCGCAGAGCCGTTCGAAGCGGCCGCGCATCACCACGTTGGGGTTGCCCTGCGCGTCGATCAGGAGGTTCAGGTCGAGCCGGCCGTCGAGATCGTGGATGCTGATGCTGACTGCGCCGTCGGCCACCGGGAAGTTGGTCACCTCCTGGGACCAGAGTTCCTCGGGGGCGCCGGGGGCATCGTAGCTGTTGCGGTCCTGCTGCAGCAGCATGCGGCCGACGGTCAGTCCGCCGCGGGCCAGGTAGTCGGCCCGGACGTTGTCGCGAAAGGTTTCCGTGAGCCGCAGATCGACCAGGGTCGAAAAGGCGAACTCGCTCAGCAGGGCGCTCAGCAGCGCCACCACCACCAGCACCAGCAGCAGCACCATGCCGCGTTCGTTACCGACGGCCTTCACGGTGTTCCACCCCGTGGCGGCTGGAAGATGGTATGCAGCGGCAGGCTGCCGTCCCCCAGCTTTAATCGCAGGCTGACCTCGACCAGTTTCGGAATGCCGTCCCGGTTCGAGTCCCAGCTCTGCCGCCAGCCGCCGCCGTCGTTGAAACGCAGACTGAACGCCTCGACCATGCCGCTGAGGCGGCTGGAAATCATCTCGTCGGCGGGCTGGTAGGCCGCTCCGCTGTCCCGAAAGAAGCCCGCGTCCGGATCTGTATCGTCGCCGGCAACCAGCCGGTAGCGAATCCGTGCCAGTCCCTCCTGCGGTCCCTCTCCGGCATTGCTGAGCATGGCCAGGTAGGGTTCGCCGCGGTCATTCGTACCCCCTTCCAGAACCGTTTGTCGTGGATCGGTCGACAGCGACAGTCCCAGCAGTTCGCGGTCGATGCGGGAAAAGAGCACCCGACCGAGGTGGACCGCCGCGGCTTTCTCCTCGACTTTCCGCTTGGCTTCACTGATCGTGCTGAAGACCCCGTAGATGGTGCTCAACAGCAGACTGATGACGGTTACCGCGACCAGGATTTCAATCAGGGTGAAGCCGCGCTGGTGCTTCATCCGGCGCCTCCCCGCTGCAGGAAGGAAATCAGGTGCACCGACTCGTTTTTTTCTTCCCGCCCCCAAAAGACCGTCACCTCCACCTGGCGTACGCCTTCGACCGGGGTTTCGCTGCTGCGTACGGTCCAGCTGAAGGCATCGTCAGGTTCGGTGAAGGTTCCTTCGCCATCACTGCCGTCGTTGCCGATGCCGGTTTCAACCTCCGCCATCTTCGACTGCGCCAGCAGCGTGGCGCGGGTGATCTGCTGCAGCCGCTGGTTGGTGCTGATGCTGCGCTGCGCCAGCCCGAGCAGGGCCACCAGGGCGACGCCGATGATGGCGAGGGCGATCATCACCTCCAGCAACGTAAACCCGGCTGCGTGGGAGCGGTTCTTTTCGCCCAGCTCGGCGTCAGCCTGCGGGCGCGACTTGTGCGACGTAGCTGTCGCTACGCCTCCGCGCGCGTCCTCGGCTTTCTTGATCTGAACGAAAACTCCTCGCTCCTTCAACGGTAGTGCGTGGGAGCGGTTCTTTTCGCCCATCTCGGCGTCAGGCCTCGTTCGCCGCTTGTGCGACGTAGCTGCCGCTACGCCTCTGCGCGCGTCCTGAACGAAAATCCCTCGCTCCTTCAACGGTGGTGCCATATTGCCGAAGACTACCTCTCCGTTGGTTGCGGGGACTGGCTCCGCAGGTGCCTGTCCCCATTGCCCCGCCTGTCTAGCGCCTTGCACCTTGCACCTTGCACCTTGCACCTTGAGCCTTGCGCCTTGAGCCTTGAACCTCGAACCTCGAACCTAGCCCCTAGCGCCCTGCGCCCAACTCCCGATACCCGTCGAAAAATTCCGTCGTTCCGGTCAGCGGCACCAGCCGCAGGGTGAGGTTTTCTCCATCAGGCAGGGCGAGATGGATGACGGTTTCTTCCAGCCAGCCGCCGGGGAGCAGGGCGGTGGTGACCTCGCCGCTGTTGCGGGTACCGCGGCGCGGCTGGTAGATGTCGCGGAAACGGGCGTTGCCGGCCAGACTGTGACGGCCGCCGATGCCGGTCAATTCCTTGATCTCGCCCTTGCGGTCGATCACCTGACCATAATAGCTGCCTTCAGCGAGGTTGAAAACCAGCCGATGTTCGAGGCCGGTCAGGGCGGCCTCGTTGTAGAGATACTTGACCGTCCCCGAAAGTCGTCGGGCTGAGGCGCGCAGGTCATCCTGGCCAAAGTTGAGCAGCATCGGCATGCTCAGACCGGCGAAGAGGCCGAGCAGGAGGACGACGATGGCCAGCTCAATCAGCGTAAACCCCTGCTGGGAGCGGTTCTTTTCGCCCCGCTCGGCGTCAGGTCTCGTTCGCCGCTTGTGCGACGTAGCTTCCGCTACGCCTCCGCGCGCTCGCTCGTCTTCCTTGATCTGGACGAAAATTCCTCGCTCCTTCAACGGTAGTGCGTGGGAGCGGTTCTTTTCGCTCAGCTCAGCGTCAGGCCTCGTTCGCCGCTTGTGCGACGTAGCTGTCGCTACGCCTCCGTGCGCTCGCTCGTCTTCCTTGATCTGAACGAAAATCCCTCGCTCCTTCAACGGTGGTGCAGGGACGGGATGCCAGTGCATTTGCGTCTCACATCTCACATCTCGCCGTTTTTATTCAATCTCCCAGCTGTTGATGTCGGCGTTGTCCCCTTCTCCGCCCGGTTCACCGTCGGGACCATAGGAGATGATGTCGAAGTCGCCGTGGATGCCGGGGGAGAGGTAGACGTAGGGATTGCTCCAGGGATCGACCGGCAGCTTCTTGATGTAGCCGCCCTCGCGCCAGCGGGCCGGGATGCGCCCGGTCTGCGGTTTTTCCACCAGCGCCTGCAACCCCTGTTCGGTACTCGGGTAGAAGCCGTTGTCGAGCTTGAACATCGATACCGACTCCTCCAGGCTCTTGATCTGCACCGCGGCCTTGGTGCGGCGGGCCTTCTCCGGTTCGTCGAGCAGCCGCGGCACGACAATCCCGGCAAGAATGCCGAGAATCACCACCACGACAAGGATTTCAATCAGCGTGAAGCCGCGCTGACCCCTGACCAGCAATTGCGTTATCCGTTTCATAAAATCTCTCTTTGCTTTGAGGTTCGAGGGTTACAACATCATCTCACATCTCACATCTCACATCTCACATCTCACATCTCACATCTCACATCTC containing:
- the gspM gene encoding type II secretion system protein GspM, whose translation is MSRELTPRERWVLAIGGVVVLLTLITFGIVVPYHHALQRLDTRIASSQRQMNEIESLLQQYRQLKSAADRIERQAGKAGDFSLISFVETTAAGIGARDRLVYLRPQPLTGDNPLLRESVEVKLERLALDQLVRLLYAVENSKGTLQTAQLRIKTRFDDPSRLDVVLTLNSYGRSS
- the gspL gene encoding type II secretion system protein GspL encodes the protein MRRKIIALDTSVTPWQLAVAGSTRGGARLDQLAELDRDPQRPLDEQLREALGCPLDAGDRLAVCLPASSALIRWIDFPFHDARKIAAATPAELSRQLPCELDDYQVRQVRLNAAPAAKNTILAAAVPTTAIEQLLDQFDDDREPLGFIGLAPFAWHDGLADQLNDGLLVCVSGSEISLALSRDGVLQDLRVRPRLGDQRSIDQVEFILRQGRILLGNCPGQRNVMLLGEDGDGELAAALRGAGMEVAIPQLDCAGSRVPTAQLPAAALALGIAGQKNAGLNFRSGSFALKNEWQALKRRLLGAAALLTATLLLLGAGAGVQYQQRSNRLAQLKQAMRQQYLQTFPGEKAIVDVPLQVQAKIRELQKKQSRLGTGNSSALQVLKEVSARCPTKFRIDIREYSYSPTGLRLGGSTDSFDAVTQIARSLKTSPLFSDVKISDTKQKSSDERVEFRLQLSFAAPGGAS
- the gspK gene encoding type II secretion system minor pseudopilin GspK; translation: MKAVGNERGMVLLLVLVVVALLSALLSEFAFSTLVDLRLTETFRDNVRADYLARGGLTVGRMLLQQDRNSYDAPGAPEELWSQEVTNFPVADGAVSISIHDLDGRLDLNLLIDAQGNPNVVMRGRFERLCDLLGLEDPAALSAALIDWLDADDDPGELGAESDYYRQLQPPYPAANGALTAVDELVRVRGFDAEAVNALKPFVTVWGGDKLNINSAPREVLLAWDEEMTEELAETVLAGRSDAPYKSTDQLRDIMGVEAFSILNRNLDLTVTSRIYHIASRGEVDSGIRRLEAIVNKQGNQLLWQKVD
- a CDS encoding prepilin-type N-terminal cleavage/methylation domain-containing protein, with protein sequence MKHQRGFTLIEILVAVTVISLLLSTIYGVFSTISEAKRKVEEKAAAVHLGRVLFSRIDRELLGLSLSTDPRQTVLEGGTNDRGEPYLAMLSNAGEGPQEGLARIRYRLVAGDDTDPDAGFFRDSGAAYQPADEMISSRLSGMVEAFSLRFNDGGGWRQSWDSNRDGIPKLVEVSLRLKLGDGSLPLHTIFQPPRGGTP
- the gspI gene encoding type II secretion system minor pseudopilin GspI; this translates as MGEKNRSHALPLKERGVFVQIKKAEDARGGVATATSHKSRPQADAELGEKNRSHAAGFTLLEVMIALAIIGVALVALLGLAQRSISTNQRLQQITRATLLAQSKMAEVETGIGNDGSDGEGTFTEPDDAFSWTVRSSETPVEGVRQVEVTVFWGREEKNESVHLISFLQRGGAG
- a CDS encoding pilus assembly FimT family protein, which codes for MKERGIFVQIKEDERARGGVAEATSHKRRTRPDAERGEKNRSQQGFTLIELAIVVLLLGLFAGLSMPMLLNFGQDDLRASARRLSGTVKYLYNEAALTGLEHRLVFNLAEGSYYGQVIDRKGEIKELTGIGGRHSLAGNARFRDIYQPRRGTRNSGEVTTALLPGGWLEETVIHLALPDGENLTLRLVPLTGTTEFFDGYRELGAGR
- the gspG gene encoding type II secretion system major pseudopilin GspG, translating into MKRITQLLVRGQRGFTLIEILVVVVILGILAGIVVPRLLDEPEKARRTKAAVQIKSLEESVSMFKLDNGFYPSTEQGLQALVEKPQTGRIPARWREGGYIKKLPVDPWSNPYVYLSPGIHGDFDIISYGPDGEPGGEGDNADINSWEIE